From one Alicyclobacillus acidocaldarius subsp. acidocaldarius Tc-4-1 genomic stretch:
- a CDS encoding HD-GYP domain-containing protein, protein MATQYVKPNSILAQRVPDKRGRTLLARGVVLTDNLIRRLIELGVRAVCIEDKATEDIVVREVVREDTKIRLFGMTYDTLHELAVTQFAPHVRAFQIRKMFTPVVEDVIDELRSTGAAADQLSTVYVQDGELFHHSVNVMFYAVTLGLKLGLNRHDLVDLGIGTLLHDVGKLRLDRKILQKPGRLTDEEFRIIQQHARIGYDILMRQGDISVRSAVIALQHHERLDGSGYPDRLVGRDIHLFSQVAMVADVYEALTANRVYRRAFLPHDALAILENDTAQGKLPKRVMEAFLATVSVYPLGMSVRLSDGTLGVVVVPSAHNRQYPVVRVIEDAEGRPVEPYEIDLATARDVHIATCEA, encoded by the coding sequence GTGGCCACACAGTACGTCAAACCGAATTCCATTTTGGCACAACGCGTGCCGGACAAGCGGGGCCGCACCCTGCTGGCGAGAGGCGTGGTCTTGACCGACAACTTGATTCGCCGACTCATAGAACTCGGTGTGCGGGCGGTCTGCATTGAGGACAAGGCCACGGAGGACATTGTGGTCCGGGAAGTGGTGAGGGAAGACACCAAAATCCGCCTGTTCGGCATGACATACGACACGCTTCATGAACTCGCGGTCACCCAATTTGCGCCGCACGTGCGGGCGTTTCAGATTCGGAAGATGTTCACGCCGGTGGTGGAGGACGTGATCGACGAGCTACGGTCCACGGGGGCGGCGGCGGATCAGCTGAGCACCGTGTACGTGCAGGACGGGGAACTCTTCCACCACTCGGTCAATGTGATGTTTTACGCGGTGACGCTCGGGCTGAAGCTCGGCCTGAACCGACACGACCTTGTCGATCTCGGCATTGGTACCCTCTTGCACGACGTCGGCAAGCTGCGACTGGATCGGAAGATTCTGCAGAAGCCGGGGCGACTCACAGACGAGGAGTTTCGCATCATTCAGCAGCACGCGCGCATCGGGTACGATATCCTGATGAGGCAGGGCGATATCTCGGTGAGATCGGCCGTGATCGCCCTTCAGCATCACGAGCGGCTGGACGGAAGCGGCTACCCGGACCGCTTGGTGGGCAGGGACATTCACCTGTTCAGTCAGGTGGCGATGGTGGCCGACGTCTACGAGGCGCTCACGGCCAACCGCGTCTATCGCCGGGCCTTCCTGCCGCACGATGCCCTTGCCATCCTGGAGAACGACACGGCGCAGGGCAAACTGCCAAAGCGCGTCATGGAGGCGTTTCTCGCCACGGTGTCCGTGTATCCGCTCGGCATGTCGGTGCGGCTGTCGGACGGGACGCTGGGCGTCGTAGTGGTACCGTCGGCCCACAACCGGCAGTACCCGGTGGTGCGCGTCATCGAGGATGCGGAGGGCCGCCCGGTGGAACCGTATGAGATCGATCTCGCCACTGCGCGCGACGTGCACATTGCGACCTGTGAGGCGTGA
- the ftsH gene encoding ATP-dependent zinc metalloprotease FtsH: MNRFYRSVVLYVLILFVLIGVLRYLTGPEQVRGPIPYSQFIQYVEHNQVTGTLQVTPDGLTATIDGTLKNGEKFETRALYDNNLEPFLQSHNLSFNVIPQPRGSVWLSLLEQVVPFAFLFILMFILFNQAQGGGNRVMNFGKSRARMYTEDKRKVTFADVAGADEEKAELEEIVEFLKDPKRFTALGARIPKGVLLVGPPGTGKTLLARAVAGEAGVPFFSISGSDFVEMFVGVGASRVRDLFDQAKKNSPCIIFIDEIDAVGRHRGAGLGGGHDEREQTLNQLLVEMDGFSSNEGIVIIAATNRPDILDPALLRPGRFDRQIVVNRPDVKGREEILRVHARNKPLAPDVNLEIIAKRTPGFTGADLENVLNEAALLAARKKQKEITNADIDEAIDRVMAGPEKRSRVMSEKERRLVAYHEAGHAVVGYFIQPDRTVHKVTIVPRGMAGGYTLSLPNEDRYFITKQQMLDEICMTLGGRVAEEIVFGEISTGASNDLERVTNIARQMITEYGMSDRLGPLQYGSRAGGAIFLGRDLQGEPNYSDQVAYEIDQEMREIVETCHERTRRILTEKRMALDALAERLLEKETLDGEEVKEILERYR, translated from the coding sequence ATGAACCGTTTTTACCGGAGCGTTGTCCTGTACGTGCTGATCCTGTTCGTGCTGATCGGCGTACTGAGATACCTCACCGGCCCTGAGCAGGTTCGCGGGCCGATTCCATATAGCCAGTTCATTCAATATGTCGAGCACAACCAGGTCACGGGCACGCTGCAGGTCACGCCCGACGGCCTCACCGCGACCATCGACGGGACCCTCAAAAACGGGGAAAAGTTTGAGACTCGGGCTCTGTACGACAACAACCTCGAGCCCTTCTTGCAGAGCCACAACCTGTCGTTCAACGTCATTCCGCAGCCCCGCGGAAGCGTATGGCTCTCGCTCCTCGAGCAGGTGGTTCCGTTTGCCTTCCTCTTCATCTTAATGTTCATCCTGTTCAACCAGGCCCAGGGCGGCGGCAACCGGGTCATGAACTTCGGCAAGAGCCGGGCCCGGATGTACACGGAAGACAAGCGAAAGGTCACGTTCGCGGACGTCGCAGGGGCGGATGAGGAGAAGGCAGAGCTTGAGGAGATTGTCGAATTTCTGAAAGATCCGAAGCGCTTCACCGCGCTCGGCGCGCGCATCCCGAAGGGCGTGCTGCTGGTAGGCCCACCCGGCACCGGTAAGACGCTCCTCGCGCGCGCGGTGGCGGGCGAAGCCGGCGTGCCGTTCTTCAGCATCAGCGGTTCGGACTTCGTCGAGATGTTCGTCGGCGTGGGTGCTTCGCGCGTGCGCGATTTGTTCGATCAGGCGAAGAAAAACTCGCCCTGCATCATCTTTATCGACGAGATCGACGCCGTGGGGCGGCACCGCGGCGCGGGGCTCGGCGGCGGACACGACGAGCGCGAGCAGACGCTGAACCAGCTGCTCGTGGAGATGGACGGCTTCTCTTCGAACGAGGGCATTGTCATCATCGCCGCCACCAACCGCCCCGACATCCTGGATCCCGCACTGTTGCGCCCGGGCCGGTTTGACCGGCAGATTGTCGTCAATCGACCGGACGTGAAAGGGCGCGAGGAGATCCTGCGCGTGCACGCGCGGAACAAGCCGCTCGCGCCCGATGTGAACCTCGAGATCATCGCGAAGCGGACGCCGGGCTTCACCGGCGCAGATCTCGAGAACGTGTTGAACGAGGCGGCGCTGCTTGCGGCCCGCAAGAAGCAGAAGGAAATCACCAACGCGGATATCGACGAGGCTATCGATCGCGTCATGGCGGGGCCGGAGAAGCGCAGCCGCGTGATGAGCGAGAAGGAGCGCAGGCTCGTCGCTTATCACGAGGCGGGCCACGCGGTGGTGGGCTACTTCATCCAGCCGGATCGCACGGTGCACAAGGTCACCATCGTCCCGCGCGGCATGGCCGGCGGCTACACGCTGAGCCTGCCGAACGAGGACCGGTACTTTATCACGAAGCAGCAGATGCTCGATGAAATCTGCATGACGCTCGGCGGGCGCGTCGCGGAGGAGATTGTCTTCGGCGAGATCTCGACCGGCGCGTCGAACGACCTCGAGCGGGTCACGAACATCGCCCGGCAGATGATCACGGAGTACGGCATGAGCGACAGGCTCGGCCCGCTGCAGTACGGCAGCCGCGCGGGAGGGGCCATCTTCCTGGGGCGAGATCTCCAGGGCGAGCCGAACTACAGCGATCAGGTGGCGTACGAGATCGACCAGGAGATGCGGGAAATTGTCGAGACGTGCCACGAGCGCACGCGGCGCATCCTGACGGAGAAGCGCATGGCGCTCGATGCGCTGGCGGAGCGCCTCCTGGAGAAGGAGACGCTCGACGGCGAGGAAGTGAAGGAGATCCTCGAGCGGTATCGGTGA